The Streptomyces puniciscabiei genome contains a region encoding:
- a CDS encoding SpoIIE family protein phosphatase, translated as MPRAESDRGGGGASAADATSAPAGTLDVREGLRRVCRTAVPQVGDPDRILRHLYTTYQHLYGEATAGCVYAPPGRNPANEWQLTCAGAGHPPPC; from the coding sequence GTGCCCCGTGCGGAGAGTGACCGCGGCGGTGGGGGCGCGAGTGCGGCGGACGCCACCTCCGCCCCGGCCGGCACCCTTGACGTGCGCGAGGGACTGAGACGGGTCTGCCGGACGGCGGTGCCGCAGGTGGGCGACCCTGATCGCATCCTGCGCCACCTGTACACGACCTACCAGCACCTGTACGGCGAAGCCACCGCCGGCTGCGTCTACGCGCCGCCCGGCCGGAACCCGGCGAACGAATGGCAGCTCACCTGTGCCGGCGCCGGTCACCCGCCCCCCTGCTGA
- a CDS encoding DUF488 family protein has protein sequence MARELLTFGHSTADRERIVALLCGAHVAAVVDVRTAPGSRRHPDMSRHRLAEWLPPHGIQYRWEPDLGGFRKVPPDSPDTLWRNASFRGYAAYTRSPLFVAAMDRLLLQTADVRTTVMCSEAVWWRCHRRLIADFAVLARGVPAYHLMHDGTLGAHTVTPGARLREDGLIVYDGAS, from the coding sequence ATGGCCCGGGAACTGCTCACCTTTGGGCACAGCACGGCCGATCGCGAACGGATCGTGGCGTTGCTGTGCGGGGCTCACGTCGCGGCCGTCGTGGACGTGCGCACCGCTCCCGGCAGCCGCCGCCACCCGGACATGTCCCGCCACCGGCTGGCCGAGTGGCTGCCGCCGCACGGAATCCAGTACCGGTGGGAGCCCGACCTCGGCGGATTCCGCAAGGTGCCGCCGGACAGTCCCGACACCCTCTGGCGCAACGCCTCCTTCCGCGGATACGCGGCCTACACCCGCTCGCCCCTGTTCGTCGCCGCGATGGACCGGCTGCTGCTCCAGACCGCGGACGTCCGAACGACCGTGATGTGCAGCGAGGCGGTCTGGTGGCGCTGCCATCGACGTCTCATCGCGGATTTCGCGGTCCTCGCCCGCGGTGTGCCGGCCTACCACCTCATGCACGACGGAACCCTCGGCGCGCACACGGTGACGCCCGGAGCGCGCCTGCGCGAGGACGGACTCATCGTCTACGACGGCGCGTCGTAG